The Aerosakkonema funiforme FACHB-1375 genome contains the following window.
GAGTGGAAGAATTAATATTTTCGCTTTTCCCTCTCCCTCCTCCCTCTTCCCTCTTCCCTCTTCCCTCTTTCCCCTAGCCCCTAGCCCCTAGCCCCTAGCCCCTTTCTTCATTTCCTCGCCCAAATCACCTGCAAACTGCCACCCGCATACAAACTTTGCTGTTTATCCCGAAATCCCATCTCTGCCAACAACCCAGGCAAATCGGTTTGGATGAGTTGCCATGCCGTTTCCGTTTCAAACAACCACAAAAATAAGGATATCGGCGGCCAAAATAGGGGATTCGTCGGCGCGTGAAAATCCACCAGCGCAAATACCCCACCCGGTTTCAGCACCCGGTAAACTTCTTTGAGAATTTGTCGCAATTGCTTGGGCTGCATCTCGTGCATGGCGGCGCTAGTATGTACCAGATCGAAACAGTTGTCCGCAAACGGCATATTTTCCGCAAAAGCTTCTGTATACTGGGCTTGAGGAACGTTATGCCGCGCTCGTTGCAAAGATAAAGGCGAGGCATCCAATCCCGTCACGTTTTGGGAGTGTTGCACCAACACTTGCGTTGCTTGACCGCTACCGCAACAAAGGTCTAGCACTTTAGTTTCTGAATCGATCGTTAAGCCTTCTAAAGCTAAACGGCGGAAACGCCCTTCACCGCCGACGCTGACAGCAGCAAGACGGGCGATCGCATCGTACAACCACTGATACCGATAGCTCCATTCCCTTAAAATTGTTGCCACCGCTTAATTCTCCTGAATTTATGTATAGTTTGTTGCTAAC
Protein-coding sequences here:
- a CDS encoding methyltransferase domain-containing protein, which produces MATILREWSYRYQWLYDAIARLAAVSVGGEGRFRRLALEGLTIDSETKVLDLCCGSGQATQVLVQHSQNVTGLDASPLSLQRARHNVPQAQYTEAFAENMPFADNCFDLVHTSAAMHEMQPKQLRQILKEVYRVLKPGGVFALVDFHAPTNPLFWPPISLFLWLFETETAWQLIQTDLPGLLAEMGFRDKQQSLYAGGSLQVIWARK